The DNA region CAGCCAAAGATCATGAGATGCGGCCGTCTTAGAATCCAGGATTTCCAGCATCGGATGGGGATGGGTGGCCGTCCACAGTGGATAGTTCTCGCGAATATCCGTGATGCAGGGCTGAGCCATATTTGGGACGCAATGGGCTCGCTCTAGGTTGGACACCAGGTGATGTTGCCGATTGATGAAGGGGTCAAACAGGATGTGGGACTGTCCGTGGGACGAATAGTCTTGTTTGGTGACTTGGATCCACGAGCGGTAATTCTTGCCAATGCCCTGGCCACGGCCATCCTTGAGCCAATTGACCAAGCGTGTTTCTGTAATCGCAGCGCGATGCATATCTCCCTCCGAAGTGTTTAGCTCCAACGAACATGCGGATATCCGGGTGCCGGCAAATTGCTGGCGCGGAATTGGCGCATCCGCGATGTTCATGGGGTCTGGATTAGGGACAGGAGTCCCCTTGACCTCGGGCACAAAGAGAGAGATACTTTTAATGTCCTTTCAGTATGTCGTCCTGTTAGCGCAGGGCGTCTCTCGAGTGACCAAGGCCGTAGCCATGAAAATGGGTGCGGCTTTTGTTTTTAGTCCATGATGTTTTCCTTTCTAGGCAATTGGCGGGTGGCAATGGATCGCAGCGCTATTCAGCTAACGACCTCCCGAATTGTTGTTCGCAATCCCTTGATGAACCTTGCGGGCAATTGGTTTGCATGAAGCCTGATGTCACGTATGAGCGCCTGTATATCTGGAGATAACTCTGATTCTCCGTAGACAAGCCCCCTCAAGACTGAAGACTGTTGTAAGAGCTCATATGCTTCAGTCTCACAAAACTCAAGCGCAGAGAGGATCTTTTCCATTCTGCTGGTAGGAGGTGGCGTACCCCGTCCGTTTTCGATTTCGCAGTAATAGCTGACCGAAATCCCGGACTTTGTCGCAATTTCGGCTAGTGTCTTATCGAGTTCAAGGCGACGGCGCTTAAGCCGTTGACTCAAGGCTATCTGGATTTCTGTTTGATTGGCCACGACAGTTCCTTTTTCTGTTGAAAATGCATTCCGTCGCCAGCATAGTTCGGTTCTTTGGGGTACGGTAGGAAGTATCTGGGCAATTTGGGCGAGGGATATTTCCGAAGTGAGTGTCGGCTCTATTGGATACGGATTAAAGAAGCAGGAGGGCTACAGGTGGACATTGCGATGCTACGCATGAAGGTGGCCGTTAATCATTTCAAACACCTATTGTTGGGGGATCTGCATGTTGCCGCCGTTCACCAGGAAACGGAGGTATTTAAGAAGCTTGCCCCGAGATGCAGGGATGTCAATATCGCGGAAAAGACATGGAAGTCATGGTTTGAAGAACCTCAAATAATCCCTCGATTAAAGACTATCCGAACTCTGGATGCGCTCGCTTCTTGCGCCATTCGCGTTGTGTCCGAGAGGGATGGCGAAGAGAAAGCGCTGCCATCCGGATTCTTTGGACAGTTGGTTCATGGCGGTCTGGTTAAAAGGATGATGCAAGCTTCCAAATCCAAACATCCATTGATTGCGTTAAGAGACAGGGCGGAGAGTTACAAACCAATCTCCCCATTACATCTGCACCTTGATGCGATCGAGGTGGATGCACTTTCCGAAGGCTATGGTGATATCTCATGGGAAACGGTTAAGCGTGTTGGTGCTGAAAGAATTCTCAGTATATTGGCCGAACGATGGGGGCCTCGACATGGCACAGCCTATTTGGAGTTTTCCTCTGACTTAAGCTTGGATTGGGAAGCGGCCGACGCTGATAGGCGCGCCGAAATTCGCAAGGGTTATGCGCGCTTCAAGCCAGATCTATTTGAGAATGCATTAAATCAAGTTCCTCATCCTGCTTGGGCCAGAACTGGTATAGGCGCTGATGTGTCTTCAACGCATATTTACAAGGCTCTATTTTCATTGGCGGCAGATACACGATTCTTGAAAGCGGATCGGCTGGTTACTTGGTCGCTTGACCTGGCAACTGCCGCTCTAGCGATGCATGCCTTAGCTTGGTCTGATCGATATACAACCTTTGATGATTTAATGCCTGACGAACTGATCTATTGGATAGCGTTCGAGGAAATTTTTTTCACCTCAGAACCGTTGGACGCAAGCAATACTGAAATAGTTAGAGCAATTTCGCAACTTGATGCTGAATGGACCGAGGAAACATTTTCAATATTCAACCGCGCAAGAGAAATATACCAGTGTCAATTGGCTGAACTCGGTCTAACCGCAAATGAGGTCTTAGGTACTGCCATGCTGGCAGTTGAAGCGCACCCACTGAGATACGTAATGAAGGAATAAATGGTGAGCAATAAAAAATGCTCACTTCAAAGCCCGCCTGAGTAGACTGAGGTCGCTTTTTTTATTTAGTCTTGGGGAGCATCGTCCCCGACTGCCTTTGGCAAAGGAATAACGGATAGCCCCCTCGTCCATATAAAAGAGGACCCACCTGGTTGCAGTTGGTTATCTTTACCGTTTTTAATAGAGACGTTGAGTCTGAACTGCAAGTGGCGGAGCGGCTTCGGAGAGGGTATGCAGTTTTGACTTCGGCTTCACTGTTCCAGAGGTTTTGTCGACTGAATAAATGGGTTGTCAAACAAGCGATCATGCTCATTAAACATTTCTGACAACCTTCTGTAGAGTTGGCGATAGGCTTCAGCAGTTTTACCTTGGGCGTCAAGCGAAGC from Sideroxyarcus emersonii includes:
- a CDS encoding helix-turn-helix domain-containing protein, coding for MANQTEIQIALSQRLKRRRLELDKTLAEIATKSGISVSYYCEIENGRGTPPPTSRMEKILSALEFCETEAYELLQQSSVLRGLVYGESELSPDIQALIRDIRLHANQLPARFIKGLRTTIREVVS